GAACTTTTTATCAAACTTCAACACGCAGGGATAAACATTGAATATTTAGATATCGGCGGCGGCTTAGGTATTAAATATCATAACGAAATCCCGCCTGCGCCTGGCGCTCTTGCAAAAGAAGTACTTGCTCTGCTGAAACCCTTGAATGTAAAACTTATTCTTGAGCCAGGAAGATATATTGTCGGCAATGCCGGCTCGCTCATAACAAAAGTTACATTTACTAAAAAGAGCGGACATAAAAACTTTTTGATTGTTGACGCAGGCATGAACGATTTAATAAGGCCTGCGCTTTATGAAGCTTACCACGAAATCCTGCCGGTACGGCAAATTCCGGGAAGTAAAAAAGTGTTTGACATAGTAGGGCCTATATGCGAAACAGCTGATTTTTTCGGCAAAACAAGACACTTGCCTGATATCAAACAGGGCGCTCTAATTGCCATTATGTGCGCAGGCGCTTATGGTTTTTCTATGTCGTCGCAGTATAATTCAAGGCCAAGAGCAGCAGAAGTTTTGGTTGATAAAAATAGCTGGAAAATAATAAGAAAACGCGAAACGTATAAAGATTTAATATAAAGGCAGGTTTTTACCACAAGTTCTTTCAAGGAGTTTAAGGAGCCGGGGCCACTT
This is a stretch of genomic DNA from Elusimicrobiota bacterium. It encodes these proteins:
- a CDS encoding diaminopimelate decarboxylase, with amino-acid sequence ELFIKLQHAGINIEYLDIGGGLGIKYHNEIPPAPGALAKEVLALLKPLNVKLILEPGRYIVGNAGSLITKVTFTKKSGHKNFLIVDAGMNDLIRPALYEAYHEILPVRQIPGSKKVFDIVGPICETADFFGKTRHLPDIKQGALIAIMCAGAYGFSMSSQYNSRPRAAEVLVDKNSWKIIRKRETYKDLI